Sequence from the Euzebya sp. genome:
CGCCGGTGGAGGGGCTGTGGCGGGTCATCGCCTGGTGGTCGGCGGTGCTGCTCGCCTCGGTCGTCGGTGCCGGCGTCGTCGAGGTGCTCGCCCGGCGCCTCGCGCCGCTCCGGTCGCTCTTGTCCGCGTCGCTGCTGTTCCCCGGCTCGCCGCCCGCCCGGTGGCGCATCGCCGCGCGCACCCCGAGCCGGACGCAGCTGATCGAGCGGATCGAGGAGGCCCGGGAGCGGGCCGAGCAGGGCGACGTCGAGGCGATGAGCGCCATGCTGGCGTTCATCAGCCTGCTGCAGGCGCACGACCCGGAGACGCGCGGCCACGCCGAGCGGGTCCGCATGTACACCGACCTCCTCACCCACGAGCTCGGCCTGTCCGAGGGCGACCAGGACCGGTTGCGCTGGGCGTCGCTGCTCCACGACATCGGCAAGCTCGAGGTGGCAGCCGACGTCCTGCAGAAGGACGGCCCGCTCGACGACGAGGAGTGGGCGCGGATCCGCCAGCACCCCAGCCGCGGCATGGCGCTGTGCGCACCGCTGCTCGACTGGCTCGGTCCCCACGCCGACGCGATCGGCCAGCACCACGAGCGCTTCGACGGCGGCGGCTACCCGGCGGGGCTGGCGGGCGAGGAGATCGGGCGCAGCGCGCGGATCGTCTCGGTCGTGGACGCCTTCGAGGTGATGACCGGGCCGCGCAGCTACCGGACCCGCATGTCGGTGACGGACGCCCGGGCCGAGCTGCTGGCGAACGCCGGGTCCCAGTTCGATCCCGCCGTGGTCCGCGCCTTCCTCGGCCTGTCGGTCCGCCGCATCGTGGCGATCGCCGGTCCCGCCGCGGCGGCGGGGTCGCTCATGTTCCTCCGCCCCTCGCCGGCCCTCGCCAACGGCACCGCGACCGCAGGGCTGGTCGCCCTGGCGGCGGTCGGGGGCGTGCTGACCCCACCGTCGGGGGCCGAGCAGGTCGTCGAGCAGCCCGCAGCGGTCGACCAGGTCGAGGAGGTGGCGGCAGTCGACGAGGCCGCCGGAGCCCCCGTCGCCGGCGACCCGGGCACTGCTGACCCCGAGCCGGCTGACCCCGACCCGGCTGACCCCGACCCGGCTGACCCGGACGCCCCGGCCCAGGACCCCGTCGGCCAGGAGGCCGAGGCCACGGCCGACGCCGCACCTGGGGTGGACGACGCCGACCGCGGGGAGCCCGACCCTGCGGATGACGAGGCCCCACCCATCGCGCCCCAGCCGGATCAGCCGGCCCCCGCACCCACGCCGTCTCCCAGCGCACCGGCACCCGGTCCGGTCACTGCCGTCGGCGGCGGCCCGGTGACACCGGTTACGCCGCCCGCCGACCCCCCACCCCCGGCGGACGGACCTGACGACGCGGACGACGGCGACGACGACGGCGCGGACGACCCGGCCCCCGACGACCCGGCAGGCCCGCCGGACGTGGTGGACCGTCCGGACGTCGGCGCCCCACCGGTCGTCGACGCGCCGTTCGGCCGTCCCGACGCCCCGCCGCCGACGCCCCAGCCGTTCTCCCGGCCGATCGCGCCCCCGCCACCGGCCGACCCCGGTGGCCCGGGTGGCCCGCCGGGGGACCCGCCCGGCCCCGGCGGGGCCGACCCCGACCCCGATCCCGACGGCGGCCCGGGGGGCGCGGACCCGGACCCCGATCCGGACACCCCGGCGGACCCCGATCCCGACACGGGTGGCGGGACCGGCGAGGAGGACGCCGCCTGACGGTTGGGCCGGACCCGACCGGTCAGGCCCCGGCGAGCTCCTCGACGCGTCCGTCCGCGTGCCGGGCGAAGCGGCGCAGCTCGGGGCCGTGGTTGGGGTCGTCGACGGGCCACGGCCAGCCACCGAACCAGGTCGACCGGTAGTCCTCGTAGGCCCTGGCGATCTCCGCCTTCGTGTTCATGACGAACGGGCCGTACTGCGCGACCGGCTCGCCGATCGGCCGCCCCTGCAGCACGAGCGCCTCGGCTCCCGCGCCGCCGGGGGCGTCGTCGGCGATCGTCACGGGCACGTCGCAGCGGACCACCGCGGCGCGGCCCGCGGTCACCTCGGTGCCACCGATGCGGACCGCCCCGTCGCCGAACACGTAGACCACCCGGACCGATTCGGGGTGACGGGCCGTCGGCATGGTCCACGACGCCCGCTCGGACAGGGCCAGGTGCCAGATCTGCACGTCGGAGTCCGACCGCGAGGCGTAGGAGTGCGGGGGAGGGGCGGGCGCCCGGTGCCCCTCCACCGCCTCGCCCGCGACGACGGTGACCTGGACCGGACGGCCGGCGTCGTCGAGGAGGGTGTGCTTGGGGATCTGGTGGTCCCACAGCATCGAGAAGTGCGGCGGGACCATCTTGTCGGTGGACGGCAGGTTGATCCAGATCTGGAAGAGCTCGGTCTCGTTGTGGCGGTCGCGGTGCAGCAGCGGGAACATCTCCGCGTGGACGATGCCGGACCCGGCGGTCATCCACTGGACGTCGCCGCGGCCGAACCGGGCGGCGGCGCCGAGGGAGTCGGAGTGGTCCATCCAGCCGCGCCGCATGAACGAGATGGTCTCGAACCCGCGGTGGGGGTGCTGGGGGAAGCCCGGCACCAGCGACCCGTGGTACATCGACCAGCCGTCGCGCGCGGAGAAGTCCTGGCCGATCGCGCGGCCGGTCAGCGGCGCGCAGGGGCCGAGCTCGTCGTCCCCTTCGGGGTAGTCGTCGTCGTGGTGGACGCAGAACAGGAACGGGTCGACGGTCTGCCACGGGCGTCCCAGCTCGACGGTCTGGATCACCGCATCGGGGGTGGGCGACGGCATCTGCGCTCCTCTGCTCGTGCGGGGCCGCCTGCTCGGCACCGACGCACCCAGATGGTATGGATCCCTACGATCCGGCGCACGGGGTGCACCGGCTATCGTCGTCGCCCGATGCCGTCCGCCGTCCCCACCGGTCCCGCGTCGCCGGGCGTCCCGGCCCGGGAACGCCGCTTCTACCTCGAGCAGTTCACAGGTCGGACGCTCGTGATCGCGCGCGCGGCCGGGTCGCCGGCGGACGTCGCGCCGCACGCCGAGCCGGTCGATGCGCTGGTCGCCGACCTGGTCGCCGAGGGAGTCCGCGTGGTCCTGGTCCAGCCGGGGGGCCGCGTCGCGCACCTCCAGCCCGATGACGCGGGCGTCGTGGCGGTCTGGCGGCAGCTCCGCCGCCACGGGCGGATGCGGATCGCCCTGCCCGACGACCACGACATCCTCCGCACCGCGGTCCGCCTGGCCGCCCGCCTGCGGGCCTTCAAGCTGGTGCTCGTCTCGCCCACGGCGGTCCGGCCGACGCCGGAGTCGCGTCCCGCGTCGTTCGTGTCGCTCGACGCCGCCCACGCCGACGGGGAGGGGTTGGCCGCCCTCGCCGCGGAGGCGCTCGCCGGCGGCGTGGCGACGGTCAACGTCTGCCACCCCGCCGACATCGCAGAGGAGCTGCTCACCTACGCGGGCGCCGGCACCTGCTACACGCTCGGCGACTACTGCCGGGTCGAGCGGGTCGGGATCGACGACTACGACGGCGTCGCCGACCTGATCGCGCACGGGGTGGAGGAGGGCTACCTCAAGCCCCGCGAGCCCGACGCGGTCGCCCAGCTCATCGTGAACGGGTACGGCGCCCGCGTGGGCGACCACCACCTCGCCGGCTTCGCCGCCCTGCTGACCGAGCCCTACGCGCGCGAGGGCCTGGGCGAGGTCTGCGCGCTCACCACGATCAGCCGCTTCGCGGGGGAGGGGGTGGGCAGCCAGATCGTCGACGCGATGCTCCGCGACGCCGCCGACCGCGGCCTCGCCGGCGTCTTCGCCTGCACCACCGCAGAGCCGGCGGCGCGGTTCTTCCGGCGGCTCGGGTTCGTCGAGGTCCCCCAGGCCGAGCTGCCCGCCGCGAAGTGGGACGGGTACGAGCCGGACCGGCGGACGTCGCTGCGCTGCTTCCTCCACCAGCTGGTGATGCTCGGGTGATCCTCGTCGACGACGCGGTGTGGCGCTGGCGCGGTCGGCTGTGGGCGCACAGCGACGTCCGGCTGCGCGCCGTCGAGCGCGGCGCCGTGCCGGTCGGCTCCCGCGAGCTCGTCCGCCGGCTGCGGGCGGCGGGGTTGCGGAAGCCGAGCCGCGCGTAGCTCGGCGGAGCGATCAGGTGACGGGGCGCAGTGAGGCCAGCTCGGTGGTGAGGTTCCGCCGGGCCGGTGCCTCCCAGCGCTGGCGGGCGACCGCGGTGCGGTAGATCGTCGGGCGGGCGAGGAGCCCCTCCAGCACCGCGATCCGACCCTCCCGCCAGGTCTGGTCGTCCAGGTGGGCGTACTCCGCGCGGACCGCGCGGCGGTAGGCCTCGTAGGGCTCCGGTGGACCGCCCAGGACGGCCAGGTCGGCGTCGCACAGGATCGCCCCGTCCGGGTCGTCGCCAGCCGGGTCGTGGCCCGCGGTCAGCCGGACCAGCCGGGCGACCTCGGCGGCGTCAGGGTCGTCGGCCAGCCAGTCGCGGGCGAGCTCGGCCGACCGCGTCTCGTCCTCACCCGGTCGGCCCTCGTACACCGCGTCGTGGAACCACGCCGCGAGCACCGCCGCCCGGCCGCCACCGAGTTCGACGACCGTGGACGCCACCGCCGCCGCGTGCCCGAAGGAGTGGTAGGTCCGCGGCGGGTCGGCGTAGCGGGCCTCGAGCCGCCGCCGGAGCTCGGGGTCGAGCACCGGGCCCGCCT
This genomic interval carries:
- a CDS encoding HD-GYP domain-containing protein, with translation MAQEPAGAGRWVARPVAAWTVRAVMVLGPVIGGFATAWVVATLLPPVEGLWRVIAWWSAVLLASVVGAGVVEVLARRLAPLRSLLSASLLFPGSPPARWRIAARTPSRTQLIERIEEARERAEQGDVEAMSAMLAFISLLQAHDPETRGHAERVRMYTDLLTHELGLSEGDQDRLRWASLLHDIGKLEVAADVLQKDGPLDDEEWARIRQHPSRGMALCAPLLDWLGPHADAIGQHHERFDGGGYPAGLAGEEIGRSARIVSVVDAFEVMTGPRSYRTRMSVTDARAELLANAGSQFDPAVVRAFLGLSVRRIVAIAGPAAAAGSLMFLRPSPALANGTATAGLVALAAVGGVLTPPSGAEQVVEQPAAVDQVEEVAAVDEAAGAPVAGDPGTADPEPADPDPADPDPADPDAPAQDPVGQEAEATADAAPGVDDADRGEPDPADDEAPPIAPQPDQPAPAPTPSPSAPAPGPVTAVGGGPVTPVTPPADPPPPADGPDDADDGDDDGADDPAPDDPAGPPDVVDRPDVGAPPVVDAPFGRPDAPPPTPQPFSRPIAPPPPADPGGPGGPPGDPPGPGGADPDPDPDGGPGGADPDPDPDTPADPDPDTGGGTGEEDAA
- a CDS encoding pirin family protein, whose translation is MPSPTPDAVIQTVELGRPWQTVDPFLFCVHHDDDYPEGDDELGPCAPLTGRAIGQDFSARDGWSMYHGSLVPGFPQHPHRGFETISFMRRGWMDHSDSLGAAARFGRGDVQWMTAGSGIVHAEMFPLLHRDRHNETELFQIWINLPSTDKMVPPHFSMLWDHQIPKHTLLDDAGRPVQVTVVAGEAVEGHRAPAPPPHSYASRSDSDVQIWHLALSERASWTMPTARHPESVRVVYVFGDGAVRIGGTEVTAGRAAVVRCDVPVTIADDAPGGAGAEALVLQGRPIGEPVAQYGPFVMNTKAEIARAYEDYRSTWFGGWPWPVDDPNHGPELRRFARHADGRVEELAGA
- a CDS encoding GNAT family N-acetyltransferase; this encodes MPSAVPTGPASPGVPARERRFYLEQFTGRTLVIARAAGSPADVAPHAEPVDALVADLVAEGVRVVLVQPGGRVAHLQPDDAGVVAVWRQLRRHGRMRIALPDDHDILRTAVRLAARLRAFKLVLVSPTAVRPTPESRPASFVSLDAAHADGEGLAALAAEALAGGVATVNVCHPADIAEELLTYAGAGTCYTLGDYCRVERVGIDDYDGVADLIAHGVEEGYLKPREPDAVAQLIVNGYGARVGDHHLAGFAALLTEPYAREGLGEVCALTTISRFAGEGVGSQIVDAMLRDAADRGLAGVFACTTAEPAARFFRRLGFVEVPQAELPAAKWDGYEPDRRTSLRCFLHQLVMLG
- a CDS encoding metal-dependent phosphohydrolase gives rise to the protein MTREAGPVLDPELRRRLEARYADPPRTYHSFGHAAAVASTVVELGGGRAAVLAAWFHDAVYEGRPGEDETRSAELARDWLADDPDAAEVARLVRLTAGHDPAGDDPDGAILCDADLAVLGGPPEPYEAYRRAVRAEYAHLDDQTWREGRIAVLEGLLARPTIYRTAVARQRWEAPARRNLTTELASLRPVT